In Nicotiana tabacum cultivar K326 chromosome 19, ASM71507v2, whole genome shotgun sequence, one DNA window encodes the following:
- the LOC107800858 gene encoding serine/threonine-protein phosphatase BSL1 isoform X1, whose protein sequence is MGSKPWLHPAPTYRILETFWDTDDDAPGPRCGHTLTAVAATKIHGPRLILFGGATAIEGGSGAAPGIRLAGVTNCVHSYDVLTRKWTRVRPAGDPPSPRAAHAAAAVGTMVVFQGGIGPAGHSTDDLYVLDLTNDKFKWHRVVVQGQGPGPRYGHVMDLVAQRYLVTVSGNDGKRVLSDAWALDTAQKPYVWQRLNPEGDKPSARMYATASARTDGMFLLCGGRDASGTPLTDAYGLLMHRNGQWEWTLAPGVAPSPRYQHAAVFVGARLHVTGGVLRGGRAVEGEAAVAVLDTAAGVWLDRNGLVTASRGSKAHAEQDPSLELMRRCRHAAASVGVRIYIYGGLRGDTLLDECLIAENSPLHSDINSPVLTSERAPTVGSPMSNNSNILTPDGKPEIHPSGGLSMDKDSMEKLTKDFAAEAEAANAVWQLAQAASATPEETSVSDESSQVPDTGSEGSDSESAVRLHTRAVVVAKETVGNLGGMVRQLSLDQFENESRRMLPSYNDISNPTKKFARQKSPQGLHKKIISTLLRPRNWKAPVNRKFFLDSYEVGELCYAAEQIFMHEPTVLQLKAPVKVFGDLHGQFGDLMRLFDEYGFPSTAGDITYIDYLFLGDYVDRGQHSLETITLLLALKIEYPENVHLIRGNHEAADINALFGFRIECIERMGESDGIWAWTRFNQLFNYLPLAALIEKKIICMHGGIGRSINSVEQIEKIERPITMDAGSIVLMDLLWSDPTENDSVEGLRPNARGPGLVTFGPDRVTDFCKKNKLQLIIRAHECVMDGFERFAQGQLITLFSATNYCGTANNAGAILVVGRGLVIVPKLIHPLPPPLQSPETSPERVMEDTWMQELNIQRPPTPTRGRPQPDHDRSSLAYI, encoded by the exons ATGGGTTCGAAGCCGTGGCTACATCCGGCTCCAACCTATCGTATTTTGGAGACGTTTTGGGACACAGATGATGATGCCCCAGGTCCACGTTGTGGTCATACTCTTACTGCTGTAGCCGCTACCAAAATTCATGGTCCAAGACTCATCCTCTTTGGTGGCGCCACTGCTATTGAGGGTGGCAGTGGTGCTGCTCCTGGCATAC GGCTGGCTGGTGTAACCAATTGTGTTCATTCATATGATGTTCTTACCAGAAAATGGACCAG AGTTAGACCTGCTGGTGACCCACCTTCACCAAGGGCTGCACATGCGGCTGCGGCTGTTGGAACTATGGTTGTATTTCAG GGTGGGATAGGACCGGCAGGGCATTCAACTGATGATCTTTATGTGCTTGACTTGACTAATGACAAATTCAAGTGGCATAG AGTTGTTGTTCAAGGTCAGGGTCCTGGACCGCGGTATGGCCATGTAATGGACTTGGTTGCACAAAGATATCTGGTAACTGTCAGTGGCAATGATG GGAAAAGAGTTCTGTCTGATGCTTGGGCGTTGGATACTGCTCAGAAACCTTATGTGTGGCAGAGGCTCAATCCAGAAGGCGATAAACCGTCAGCTAGAAT GTATGCAACAGCTAGTGCTCGGACCGATGGCATGTTTTTGCTTTGCGGTGGGAGAGATGCTTCAGGCACG CCCTTAACAGATGCTTATGGCCTGCTTATGCATAGGAATGGTCAGTGGGAGTGGACTCTTGCACCAGGAGTAGCACCATCACCGAGGTATCAACATGCTGCG GTATTTGTTGGTGCAAGATTGCATGTTACAGGAGGTGTTCTTAGAGGTGGACGTGCAGTAGAAGGTGAAGCAGCTGTTGCAG TGTTGGACACAGCAGCTGGAGTTTGGCTAGATAGAAATGGCCTGGTAACCGCTTCACGTGGTAGCAAGGCCCACGCTGAACAAGATCCTTCTTTGGAGCTTATGCGTCGCTGTCGGCATGCAGCTGCATCTGTTGGTGTTCGGATATATATCTATGGTGGTCTTAGAGGAG ATACGCTTTTGGATGAATGTCTGATTGCAGAAAATTCTCCATTACATTCTGACATCAATTCCCCAGTCTTAACATCTGAGAGAGCCCCAACCGTTGGCTCTCCAATGTCAAACAACTCAAATATATTAACTCCAGATGGAAAACCAGAGATCCACCCATCTGGTGGGTTGAG CATGGATAAAGATTCTATGGAAAAATTGACCAAGGATTTTGCTGCTGAAGCTGAGGCTGCTAATGCTGTCTGGCAATTAGCGCAGGCTGCGTCTGCCACTCCTGAAGAAACATCCGTCTCAGACGAGAGCTCTCAAGTTCCAGACACCGGTTCTGAGGGTAGCGACAGTGAGTCAGCTGTCCGCCTCCATACTAGAGCT GTTGTAGTTGCAAAAGAAACTGTTGGGAACCTGGGGGGAATGGTGAGGCAATTGTCATTGGATCAATTTGAAAATGAGAGCAGACGAATGCTTCCCTCATATAATGATATTTCAAATCCAACAAAAAAATTCGCGCGGCAGAAATCACCTCAAGGATTGCATAAGAAG ATCATATCCACTTTGCTTAGGCCGCGAAATTGGAAAGCACCTGTTAATAGAAAGTTCTTTCTCGATTCATATGAAGTGGGTGAGCTTTGTTATGCAGCTGAGCAGATCTTCATGCATGAGCCTACAGTACTTCAATTGAAAGCTCCTGTCAAAGTCTTTGGTGATCTTCATGGACAGTTTGGTGATCTGATGCGGCTATTTGATGAATATGGATTTCCTTCAACTGCTGGAGATATTAC TTACATTGACTATTTGTTTCTGGGTGATTACGTTGATCGAGGACAGCACAGCTTGGAGACAATCACTTTACTCCTGGCTCTGAAG ATTGAATATCCAGAGAATGTACATTTGATAAGGGGGAATCATGAAGCTGCTGATATAAATGCACTTTTTGGCTTCCGTATTGAATGCATCGAGAGAATG GGAGAGAGTGATGGGATCTGGGCATGGACGCGTTTCAATCAGCTTTTTAACTATCTTCCATTGGCTGCCCTCATCGAAAAGAAAATCATCTGCATGCATGGTGGCATAGGGAGGTCAATTAATTCAGTTGAGCAGATAGAAAAGATAGAGAGGCCTATAACAATGGATGCTGGTTCGATAGTCTTAATGGATTTGCTATG GTCTGATCCCACAGAAAATGACAGTGTAGAAGGATTAAGACCTAATGCCAGAGGGCCTGGTCTTGTAACATTTGGG CCTGATCGTGTTACTGACTTCTGCAAGAAAAACAAACTACAGCTGATTATAAGAGCACATGAGTGTGTTATGGATGGATTTGAAAGATTTGCCCAGGGGCAGCTGATCACTCTTTTTTCTGCCACCAACTATTGTG GAACCGCCAACAATGCTGGTGCTATACTAGTAGTAGGCAGAGGGTTGGTTATTGTTCCAAAGTTGATCCATCCTTTGCCTCCTCCTCTTCAATCCCCTGAAACGTCTCCAGAACGAGTAATGGAGGACACTTGGATGCAG GAACTCAACATTCAAAGACCGCCTACTCCTACTAGGGGTCGTCCACAACCAGATCATGACCGGAGCTCACTTGCCTATATTTGA
- the LOC107800858 gene encoding serine/threonine-protein phosphatase BSL1 isoform X2, which produces MVVFQGGIGPAGHSTDDLYVLDLTNDKFKWHRVVVQGQGPGPRYGHVMDLVAQRYLVTVSGNDGKRVLSDAWALDTAQKPYVWQRLNPEGDKPSARMYATASARTDGMFLLCGGRDASGTPLTDAYGLLMHRNGQWEWTLAPGVAPSPRYQHAAVFVGARLHVTGGVLRGGRAVEGEAAVAVLDTAAGVWLDRNGLVTASRGSKAHAEQDPSLELMRRCRHAAASVGVRIYIYGGLRGDTLLDECLIAENSPLHSDINSPVLTSERAPTVGSPMSNNSNILTPDGKPEIHPSGGLSMDKDSMEKLTKDFAAEAEAANAVWQLAQAASATPEETSVSDESSQVPDTGSEGSDSESAVRLHTRAVVVAKETVGNLGGMVRQLSLDQFENESRRMLPSYNDISNPTKKFARQKSPQGLHKKIISTLLRPRNWKAPVNRKFFLDSYEVGELCYAAEQIFMHEPTVLQLKAPVKVFGDLHGQFGDLMRLFDEYGFPSTAGDITYIDYLFLGDYVDRGQHSLETITLLLALKIEYPENVHLIRGNHEAADINALFGFRIECIERMGESDGIWAWTRFNQLFNYLPLAALIEKKIICMHGGIGRSINSVEQIEKIERPITMDAGSIVLMDLLWSDPTENDSVEGLRPNARGPGLVTFGPDRVTDFCKKNKLQLIIRAHECVMDGFERFAQGQLITLFSATNYCGTANNAGAILVVGRGLVIVPKLIHPLPPPLQSPETSPERVMEDTWMQELNIQRPPTPTRGRPQPDHDRSSLAYI; this is translated from the exons ATGGTTGTATTTCAG GGTGGGATAGGACCGGCAGGGCATTCAACTGATGATCTTTATGTGCTTGACTTGACTAATGACAAATTCAAGTGGCATAG AGTTGTTGTTCAAGGTCAGGGTCCTGGACCGCGGTATGGCCATGTAATGGACTTGGTTGCACAAAGATATCTGGTAACTGTCAGTGGCAATGATG GGAAAAGAGTTCTGTCTGATGCTTGGGCGTTGGATACTGCTCAGAAACCTTATGTGTGGCAGAGGCTCAATCCAGAAGGCGATAAACCGTCAGCTAGAAT GTATGCAACAGCTAGTGCTCGGACCGATGGCATGTTTTTGCTTTGCGGTGGGAGAGATGCTTCAGGCACG CCCTTAACAGATGCTTATGGCCTGCTTATGCATAGGAATGGTCAGTGGGAGTGGACTCTTGCACCAGGAGTAGCACCATCACCGAGGTATCAACATGCTGCG GTATTTGTTGGTGCAAGATTGCATGTTACAGGAGGTGTTCTTAGAGGTGGACGTGCAGTAGAAGGTGAAGCAGCTGTTGCAG TGTTGGACACAGCAGCTGGAGTTTGGCTAGATAGAAATGGCCTGGTAACCGCTTCACGTGGTAGCAAGGCCCACGCTGAACAAGATCCTTCTTTGGAGCTTATGCGTCGCTGTCGGCATGCAGCTGCATCTGTTGGTGTTCGGATATATATCTATGGTGGTCTTAGAGGAG ATACGCTTTTGGATGAATGTCTGATTGCAGAAAATTCTCCATTACATTCTGACATCAATTCCCCAGTCTTAACATCTGAGAGAGCCCCAACCGTTGGCTCTCCAATGTCAAACAACTCAAATATATTAACTCCAGATGGAAAACCAGAGATCCACCCATCTGGTGGGTTGAG CATGGATAAAGATTCTATGGAAAAATTGACCAAGGATTTTGCTGCTGAAGCTGAGGCTGCTAATGCTGTCTGGCAATTAGCGCAGGCTGCGTCTGCCACTCCTGAAGAAACATCCGTCTCAGACGAGAGCTCTCAAGTTCCAGACACCGGTTCTGAGGGTAGCGACAGTGAGTCAGCTGTCCGCCTCCATACTAGAGCT GTTGTAGTTGCAAAAGAAACTGTTGGGAACCTGGGGGGAATGGTGAGGCAATTGTCATTGGATCAATTTGAAAATGAGAGCAGACGAATGCTTCCCTCATATAATGATATTTCAAATCCAACAAAAAAATTCGCGCGGCAGAAATCACCTCAAGGATTGCATAAGAAG ATCATATCCACTTTGCTTAGGCCGCGAAATTGGAAAGCACCTGTTAATAGAAAGTTCTTTCTCGATTCATATGAAGTGGGTGAGCTTTGTTATGCAGCTGAGCAGATCTTCATGCATGAGCCTACAGTACTTCAATTGAAAGCTCCTGTCAAAGTCTTTGGTGATCTTCATGGACAGTTTGGTGATCTGATGCGGCTATTTGATGAATATGGATTTCCTTCAACTGCTGGAGATATTAC TTACATTGACTATTTGTTTCTGGGTGATTACGTTGATCGAGGACAGCACAGCTTGGAGACAATCACTTTACTCCTGGCTCTGAAG ATTGAATATCCAGAGAATGTACATTTGATAAGGGGGAATCATGAAGCTGCTGATATAAATGCACTTTTTGGCTTCCGTATTGAATGCATCGAGAGAATG GGAGAGAGTGATGGGATCTGGGCATGGACGCGTTTCAATCAGCTTTTTAACTATCTTCCATTGGCTGCCCTCATCGAAAAGAAAATCATCTGCATGCATGGTGGCATAGGGAGGTCAATTAATTCAGTTGAGCAGATAGAAAAGATAGAGAGGCCTATAACAATGGATGCTGGTTCGATAGTCTTAATGGATTTGCTATG GTCTGATCCCACAGAAAATGACAGTGTAGAAGGATTAAGACCTAATGCCAGAGGGCCTGGTCTTGTAACATTTGGG CCTGATCGTGTTACTGACTTCTGCAAGAAAAACAAACTACAGCTGATTATAAGAGCACATGAGTGTGTTATGGATGGATTTGAAAGATTTGCCCAGGGGCAGCTGATCACTCTTTTTTCTGCCACCAACTATTGTG GAACCGCCAACAATGCTGGTGCTATACTAGTAGTAGGCAGAGGGTTGGTTATTGTTCCAAAGTTGATCCATCCTTTGCCTCCTCCTCTTCAATCCCCTGAAACGTCTCCAGAACGAGTAATGGAGGACACTTGGATGCAG GAACTCAACATTCAAAGACCGCCTACTCCTACTAGGGGTCGTCCACAACCAGATCATGACCGGAGCTCACTTGCCTATATTTGA
- the LOC107800856 gene encoding nodulin homeobox produces MKEEGASCSTDPVARPIHPALDLISAVKGLHGLSSQELSRLIREAENNILQHIPDNGLNIQIDVEKLARYLALHLIAVILASEANAGLLKYLLSGFQLLHSLSDLASRNPKIEQILLDDVKVSEQLLDLVFYSLVILCTYSKVSNDMGLLHSTLVASSLYLLTVCISSQWHELAQVLLAYYKVDVLIDAAFAAVTVDIKILRRNLSADHTHSQQEYGLKAEETLNHLCQQCEASLQFLQSLCQQKSFRERLVKNKELSSKGGVLLLAQAIMHLDVSPLVTLSSSIVAAVSRLKSKVLSILLNLCEAESLSYLDEVASTPASLDLAKSIALEVLNLLKKMFGTGFQQSVAPSEKIYPKGQLQLNAMRLADIFSDDSNFRSFITTHFTEVLTEIFSVAHGEFVSSWCSSDLPIREEDATLEYDPFAAAGWVLDLFPFSDQSNTMSIEPTFVPSHVPRLSYPHQRTSLLVKVLANLHCFVPDICKEEKDLFFNKFVQFLRTKVSKTPEGFKSISDSHKAATVSRNLGSLLSHAKSLIPAFLNEEDVQLLRVFITQLESLITPRACGENRVQEAQNLGACLPPQLREVAMDLNNRLNQLNSRINGEGQSGEAGMKAEMTEQDKFIATDIEMKDIEKDTQNVETSGSDSSSSRSRHPTDQAGKVEKINCNGPGEGREDEMVEASQHEEKQQRKRKRTIMNEKQISLMEKALMDEPDMQRNKASLEFWAKELSVHGSEVTKSQLKNWLNNRKARLARAAKDGRTLSEGDNLDKHGGSLVLPPCDSPGSPVEDVGNLSAARENVQRVTDPVLSTCFTENPAAVSVASTETAKCMAGQYVVLVNDKAEEIGRGKVCQVSGKWYQRDLEELGTCVVDIIDLKVDRSAKLPYPSELTGTSFDQAERKFGFMRVLWQSSKLFVLPAR; encoded by the exons ATGAAAGAAGAAGGAGCATCATGCAGCACTGACCCAGTTGCAAGACCCATCCACCCT GCACTTGACCTGATTTCAGCTGTGAAAGGTCTACATGGTCTCAGCTCTCAAGAGCTGAGCAGGCTTATAAGAGAAGCTGAAAACAATATCCTTCAACACATACCTGATAATGGGTTAAACATACAG ATTGACGTGGAAAAACTTGCAAGATATCTTGCTTTGCACCTTATTGCGGTGATTTTGGCATCGGAAGCCAATGCAGGCTTACTCAAATACTTGCTATCTGGGTTTCAACTGCTGCACTCCTTGAGTGATCTAGCATCACGCAATCCAAAAATAGAGCAG ATATTGCTTGATGATGTGAAAGTATCAGAACAGCTGCTTGATCTCGTCTTCTATTCTCTTGTTATTCTCTGTACTTACAGTAAG GTTTCAAATGATATGGGCCTTTTGCATTCTACTCTGGTTGCTTCCAGTCTCTACTTATTGACTGTCTGTATATCTTCACAATGGCATGAGCTTGCTCAAGTTTTGCTTGCATATTACAAG GTAGATGTACTCATAGATGCTGCCTTTGCTGCTGTTACTGTTGATATTAAAATTCTGCGGAGGAATTTATCAGCTGATCATACTCATTCCCAGCAAGAATATGGTCTTAAAGCTGAAGAAACTTTAAACCATCTCTGCCAGCAGTGTGAGGCTTCTCTGCAGTTTCTTCAGTCACTATGTCAGCAAAAATCATTTCGGGAGCGTCTTGTTAAGAATAAG GAGTTGAGCAGCAAAGGTGGAGTTCTTTTGTTGGCACAAGCTATCATGCACTTAGATGTATCTCCCTTAGTTACATTATCCTCCTCAATTGTTGCTGCTGTATCAAGACTGAAATCTAAAGTATTATCTATT TTGTTGAATCTCTGTGAAGCAGAGAGTCTATCCTACCTGGATGAGGTTGCCAGTACCCCTGCAAGCCTTGATTTAGCAAAGTCTATTGCTCTCGAG GTTCTTAATTTGCTGAAGAAAATGTTTGGAACGGGTTTCCAACAATCTGTTGCTCCATCTGAGAAAATTTATCCGAAAGGACAGTTACAACTCAATGCAATGCGGCTAGCTGACATCTTCTCAGACGACTCAAATTTTCGGTCATTTATCACCACTCACTTT ACTGAAGTTTTGACGGAAATCTTTTCGGTCGCGCATGGAGAGTTCGTGTCTAGTTGGTGCTCATCTGACCTTCCAATACGTGAAGAAGATGCTACTTTGGAATATGACCCTTTTGCAGCAGCTGGATGGGTATTGGATTTATTTCCATTTTCTGATCAGTCAAATACAATGAGTATAGAGCCAACTTTTGTTCCTTCCCATGTGCCTCGACTGTCTTATCCACATCAGAGAACATCATTGTTGGTCAAAGTATTAGCAAATCTCCATTGTTTTGTTCCTGATATATGCAAAG AGGAGAAGgatcttttttttaataaatttgtTCAGTTTTTGAGAACAAAAGTTTCCAAAACCCCAGAAGGGTTTAAATCCATTTCTGATTCTCATAAAGCAGCTACTGTTAGCCGAAACCTTG GTTCCCTGTTAAGTCATGCAAAGTCTCTGATACCTGCTTTTCTGAATGAGGAGGACGTGCAGCTTTTAAG GGTGTTCATCACTCAGTTAGAGTCTCTGATTACTCCCCGTGCATGCGGAGAAAATCGAGTTCAA GAGGCTCAGAACCTGGGGGCATGCTTGCCCCCTCAACTCAGGGAAGTAGCCATGGATCTTAACAACAGACTGAACCAGCTGAATTCCAGGATCAATGGCGAAGGTCAATCAGGTGAGGCTGGGATGAAAGCCGAAATGACAGAACAAGATAAATTTATTGCTACAGATATAGAGATGAAGGATATTGAGAAAGATACTCAGAATGTGGAAACTAGTGGCTCCGATTCCAGCTCCTCACGAAGTAGGCACCCAACAGATCAAGCTGGGAAAGTTGAGAAAATAAATTGCAATGGTCCTGGAGAGGGTAGAGAGGATGAAATGGTTGAAGCTTCACAGCATGAAGAGAAGCAACAAAGGAAACGGAAGCGAACTATAATGAACGAAAAACAGATATCACTTATGGAGAAGGCCCTTATGGACGAACCTGATATGCAACGAAATAAAGCGTCACTAGAATTTTGGGCTAAAGAATTAAGTGTTCAT GGTTCAGAGGTTACAAAGTCGCAGCTCAAGAATTG GCTAAATAATCGGAAAGCAAGGTTAGCTCGTGCTGCTAAGGATGGTCGTACGCTGTCTGAAGGGGATAATCTTGACAAACATGGTGGGTCCCTCGTACTACCTCCCTGTGACTCACCTGGCAGTCCTGTCGAGGATGTCGGTAACCTCTCTGCTGCTAGAGAAAATGTGCAGAGGGTAACTGACCCGGTTCTGAGCACTTGTTTTACAGAAAACCCAGCGGCTGTATCTGTAGCTTCAACTGAAACGGCCAAGTGTATGGCAGGCCAGTACGTTGTGCTTGTAAATGACAAAGCAGAAGAGATAGGGAGAGGAAAGGTATGTCAAGTCAGTGGCAAGTGGTATCAAAGGGACCTGGAGGAGTTAGGGACTTGTGTTGTGGATATTATTGATCTCAAGGTCGACAGGTCTGCTAAGCTTCCTTACCCATCAGAACTAACTGGAACATCATTTGATCAGGCTGAAAGAAAATTTGGGTTCATGCGAGTCTTGTGGCAGTCCAGCAAACTTTTTGTGCTGCCAGCTCGGTGA